Proteins encoded by one window of Bacteroidia bacterium:
- a CDS encoding UDP-2,3-diacylglucosamine diphosphatase, which yields MSNTGKKIYFISDFHLGAPTSEESLIRERKICQWLETIKADVSILFILGDVFDFWFEYRHVVPKGYVRILGKLAEIADKGIPIYLFTGNHDMWMFDYLPKELGIKLYRQPEEFNFDNRKFLIGHGDGLGPGDHGYKFIKKVFANKFCQWLFARLHPNFGISLANFWSRKSRQHTGHHDAKYLGDDKEYLVQYIIETEKTKHFDYYIFGHRHLPIDKQIESSHYINLGDWLSYFTYAEWDGSKLSLKKFEA from the coding sequence TTGAGCAACACAGGTAAAAAAATTTATTTTATAAGTGACTTTCACCTCGGAGCACCAACAAGTGAAGAGAGTTTAATCAGAGAGCGCAAAATCTGTCAATGGTTAGAAACAATTAAGGCTGATGTTTCAATACTTTTTATACTTGGAGATGTATTTGATTTTTGGTTTGAATACCGCCACGTTGTGCCAAAAGGATATGTAAGAATTTTAGGAAAATTAGCAGAAATAGCCGACAAAGGAATACCAATCTATCTGTTTACAGGTAATCACGATATGTGGATGTTTGATTATTTACCAAAAGAATTGGGCATTAAACTTTATCGTCAGCCGGAAGAATTTAATTTTGATAACAGAAAATTTTTAATAGGACATGGTGATGGTTTGGGCCCTGGTGATCATGGGTATAAATTCATTAAAAAAGTATTTGCTAATAAATTTTGTCAATGGTTGTTCGCCCGTCTCCACCCTAATTTTGGAATTTCATTAGCTAACTTCTGGAGTCGTAAGAGCAGACAACATACCGGTCATCATGATGCAAAATATTTAGGTGACGATAAAGAATATTTGGTTCAGTATATTATTGAAACTGAAAAAACAAAGCATTTTGATTATTACATTTTTGGCCATAGGCACCTGCCCATAGATAAACAGATTGAGAGTAGCCACTATATTAATTTAGGTGACTGGCTTTCTTATTTTACTTATGCAGAATGGGATGGAAGTAAACTTTCATTAAAGAAATTTGAAGCATAA